The DNA segment GGTTTAGAGCATATTAGACACTGTCCAGTGAATACATTCACACTTGTCCTAAATAAggttatttttacaaatattctatagaattgatagccagcactgatttttgttatgATGTTTCGTATCCAAGACATCAGATGTCAAACAATGagatcaaaaatgaaaaatgcataaTGGGTGAGTATGCCATACTTCAGGagtttttgctccttcatcaTCACCCATCCATGAACTCATTAATCATCCacaaactcattgcttaaatagccactgtATACAGCGGTGTAACTTTATTGGAtctaccaattttacatattaaacacattcctggaagctggtacgtaaatattaatgacttgtaagtATGTGGTATTTCATTGTGCAGCCATAATATACTACACAGTATATTAAACATCTTTATAAATCAACATTACGTTCTACTGCGTTAGCAGATTGTGACTGTATTCAGTTTGTTatccttcactctctcttcctAACCTCTTACTGTGTTTTCCCTTTTATTACCACAGAGTACTCCAAGCTTATTACCGTGCACAGAGGAGTGCAGATGATCGCAATGCTGCACGAACAACAATGCGCCTCTTACAGAGTATTATTCGGCTTTCTCAAGGTAAATTATGTATGGCTTGTGTGCCAAGTTTCTGTTGATGTTTTCTtcctttagtgtgtgtgtgtgtaccctgaCCTTCACAGTCCTTTTTCTTATTCCTTCCTTCTACAGGCTGTTcttcagtatgtgtatgtgcatccaaATTTCTATACACCcctttcttcattatatatatatgtatatatatatatatatatataagaataggaAGGGTTTACATTACTGATGATCTGAACCAATAGGCACGCTGTGTAAGTGCTGTAATTGGTAATCTGTTAGGATCCAGGTTCACAACGAAGGCTGGAGCTAGGAATCTGTAGCAGGCTGCTGAGTCAGCAggtataaattaaaagaaaagggaaacaaaacCAAGGCTGGGCAAGCTTATCAgatcattttgaatattttaattaaagtaaAGTAAAGGTGAATGAAAGTAAGGAAAAGTAGAagtaatgtcttacagctgtttctgggtatTCTTTCATCAGAGACGAGGTGTGTGTGCAGGAAAGTTCTAGACAGAAAATTTAAAGTAGATAGAAGTATAAAGTTCATAGTTCATTTTGTTCCAGAGGGTATGGGGGTTTATTAATATTTCCCAGTGTATGGGGATGTTAATCAAcatattgaaaccattattgatcCAATACCTGGGATAacccagaaacagctataagacatTATTTACTTCTACTTCTTACTTTCATTCACCTttactttaattaaaatattcaaaatgatcTGAGAAGTTTGTTCTGCCTtggttttcctttccttttccttttatatatatatatatatatatatatatatatatatatatatatatatatagatagatatacagggtgtgatggacAAATTTTCACACAacatagtagggtcagttgggcaccaccTGCAAGAAAAACAGCTCTATGActcaattcactctgccagaagtttggaaatgacatgctgtactgcttggcatttgcactggaagctTCAGTATGAACAGATGGTGAACTCAGAACAACAgcattggcttgctgtgtccccaaaacttgtaccaagagtgataaaaattaaacatccagtcaacatcatgatatttgaagtgatcattagtgatggcaacattatgcctccattcattttcccacacagcctcaaactcaacacagaggcctacatcaagtgcctggaagaggtagtgctgccctgggtcatgAGGGTAGCTGCTGNNNNNNNNNNagtgctgccctgggtcatgAGGGTAGCTGCTGGatgaccctgtgtctggcaacaggactctgcaccatgccacacaagcaggagaacctggttatggctgtcagacagtTTCTGTGACCAAATCACCCCTAACTCtctagactgcaacccccttgatcattatgtgtggggtacagttgagcaagagaccaacaaaactccttgtaacaccaaagatgaactgaaagcaaggattatggcaacattcaccaacctAAAGAAGGAGACGATCCAGAAGAGTTTCAGGAGATTCGAAAGTCATCAGGAGGCCATAGTTGAAactaatggcaattttattgaataaatttactccttagtatttcaagatatttttatgtaattttggtaaatatatgttaaaatgagatgtgtgtgttattttcatttttgcctaatttagacaacaatatattaaCTGCACCCTATATATNNNNNNNNNNNNNNNNNNNNNNNNNNNNNNNNNNNNNNNNNNNNNNNNNNNNNNNNNNNNNNNNNNNNNNNNNNNNNNNNNNNNNNNNNNNNNNNNNNNNNNNNNNNNNNNNNNNNNNNNNNNNNNNNNNNNNNNNNNNNNNNNNNNNNNNNNNNNNNNNNNNNNNNNNNNNNNNNNNNNNNNNNNNNNNNNNNNNNNNNNNNNNNNNNNNNNNNNNNNNNNNNNNNNNNNNNNNNNNNNNNNNNNNNNNNNNNNNNNNNNNNNNNNNNNNNNNNNNNNNNNNNNNNNNNNNNNNNNNNNNNNNNNNNNNNNNNNNNNNNNNNNNNNNNNNNNNNNNNNNNNNNNNNNNNNNNNNNNNNNNNNNNNNNNNNNNNNNNNNNNNNNNNNNNNNNNNNNNNNNNNNNNNNNNNNNNNNNNNNNNNNNNNNNNNNNNNNNNNNNNNNNNNNNNNNNNNNNNNNNNNNNNNNNNNNNNNNNNNNNNNNNNNNNNNNNNNNNNNNNNNNNNNNNNNNNNNNNNNNNNNNNNNNNNNNNNNNNNNNNNNNNNNNNNNNNNNNNNNNNNNNNNNNNNNNNNNNNNNNNNNNNNNNNNNNNNNNNNNNNNNNNNNNNNNNNNNNNNNNNNNNNNNNNNNNNNNNNNNNNNNNNNNNNNNNNNNNNNNNNNNNNNNNNNNNNNNNNNNNNNNNNNNNNNNNNNNNNNNNNNNNNNNNNNNNNNNNNNNNNNNNNNNNNNNNNNNNNNNNNNNNNNNNNNNNNNNNNNNNNNNNNNNNNNNNNNNNNNNNNNNNNNNNNNNNNNNNNNNNNNNNNNNNNNNNNNNNNNNNNNNNNNNNNNNNNNNNNNNNNNNNNNNNNNNNNNNNNNNNNNNNNNNNNNNNNNNNNNNNNNNNNNNNNNNNNNNNNNNNNNNNNNNNNNNNNNNNNNNNNNNNNNNNNNNNNNNNNNNNNNNNNNNNNNNNNNNNNNNNNNNNNNNNNNNNNNNNNNNNNNNNNNNNNNNNNNNNNNNNNNNNNNNNNNNNNNNNNNNNNNNNNNNNNNNNNNNNNNNNNNNNNNNNNNNNNNNNNNNNNNNNNNNNNNNNNNNNNNNNNNNNNNNNNNNNNNNNNNNNNNNNNNNNNNNNNNNNNNNNNNNNNNNNNNNNNNNNNNNNNNNNNNNNNNNNNNNNNNNNNNNNNNNNNNNNNNNNNNNNNNNNNNNNNNNNNNNNNNNNNNNNNNNNNNNNNNNNNNNNNNNNNNNNNNNNNNNNNNNNNNNNNNNNNNNNNNNNNNNNNNNNNNNNNNNNNNNNNNNNNNNNNNNNNNNNNNNNNNNNNNNNNNNNNNNNNNNNNNNNNNNNNNNNNNNNNNNNNNNNNNNNNNNNNNNNNNNNNNNNNNNNNNNNNNNNNNNNNNNNNNNNNNNNNNNNNNNNNNNNNNNNNNNNNNNNNNNNNNNNNNNNNNNNNNNNNNNNNNNNNNNNNNNNNNNNNNNNNNNNNNNNNNNNNNNNNNNNNNNNNNNNNNNNNNNNNNNNNNNNNNNNNNNNNNNNNNNNNNNNNNNNNNNNNNNNNNNNNNNNNNNNNNNNNNNNNNNNNNNNNNNNNNNNNNNNNNNNNNNNNNNNNNNNNNNNNNNNNNNNNNNNNNNNNNNNNNNNNNNNNNNNNNNNNNNNNNNNNNNNNNNNNNNNNNNNNNNNNNNNNNNNNNNNNNNNNNNNNNNNNNNNNNNNNNNNNNNNNNNNNNNNNNNNNNNNNNNNNNNNNNNNNNNNNNNNNNNNNNNNNNNNNNNNNNNNNNNNNNNNNNNNNNNNNNNNNNNNNNNNNNNNNNNNNNNNNNNNNNNNNNNNNNNNNNNNNNNNNNNNNNNNNNNNNNNNNNNNNNNNNNNNNNNNNNNNNNNNNNNNNNNNNNNNNNNNNNNNNNNNNNNNNNNNNNNNNNNNNNNNNNNNNNNNNNNNNNNNNNNNNNNNNNNNNNNNNNNNNNNNNNNNNNNNNNNNNNNNNNNNNNNNNNNNNNNNNNNNNNNNNNNNNNNNNNNNNNNNNNNNNNNNNNNNNNNNNNNNNNNNNNNNNNNNNNNNNNNNNNNNNNNNNNNNNNNNNNNNNNNNNNNNNNNNNNNNNNNNNNNNNNNNNNNNNNNNNNNNNNNNNNNNNNNNNNNNNNNNNNNNNNNNNNNNNNNNNNNNNNNNNNNNNNNNNNNNNNNNNNNNNNNNNNNNNNNNNNNNNNNNNNNNNNNNNNNNNNNNNNNNNNNNNNNNNNNNNNNNNNNNNNNNNNNNNNNNNNNNNNNNNNNNNNNNNNNNNNNNNNNNNNNNNNNNNNNNNNNNNNNNNNNNNNNNNNNNNNNNNNNNNNNNNNNNNNNNNNNNNNNNNNNNNNNNNNNNNNNNNNNNNNNNNNNNNNNNNNNNNNNNNNNNNNNNNNNNNNNNNNNNNNNNNNNNNNNNNNNNNNNNNNNNNNNNNNNNNNNNNNNNNNNNNNNNNNNNNNNNNNNNNNNNNNNNNNNNNNNNNNNNNNNNNNNNNNNNNNNNNNNNNNNNNNNNNNNNNNNNNNNNNNNNNNNNNNNNNNNNNNNNNNNNNNNNNNNNNNNNNNNNNNNNNNNNNNNNNNNNNNNNNNNNNNNNNNNNNNNNNNNNNNNNNNNNNNNNNNNNNNNNNNNNNNNNNNNNNNNNNNNNNNNNNNNNNNNNNNNNNNNNNNNNNNNNNNNNNNNNNNNNNNNNNNNNNNNNNNNNNNNNNNNNNNNNNNNNNNNNNNNNNNNNNNNNNNNNNNNNNNNNNNNNNNNNNNNNNNNNNNNNNNNNNNNNNNNNNNNNNNNNNNNNNNNNNNNNNNNNNNNNNNNNNNNNNNNNNNNNNNNNNNNNNNNNNNNNNNNNNNNNNNNNNNNNNNNNNNNNNNNNNNNNNNNNNNNNNNNNNNNNNNNNNNNNNNNNNNNNNNNNNNNNNNNNNNNNNNNNNNNNNNNNNNNNNNNNNNNNNNNNNNNNNNNNNNNNNNNNNNNNNNNNNNNNNNNNNNNNNNNNNNNNNNNNNNNNNNNNNNNNNNNNNNNNNNNNNNNNNNNNNNNNNNNNNNNNNNNNNNNNNNNNNNNNNNNNNNNNNNNNNNNNNNNNNNNNNNNNNNNNNNNNNNNNNNNNNNNNNNNNNNNNNNNNNNNNNNNNNNNNNNNNNNNNNNNNNNNNNNNNNNNNNNNNNNNNNNNNNNNNNNNNNNNNNNNNNNNNNNNNNNNNNNNNNNNNNNNNNNNNNNNNNNNNNNNNNNNNNNNNNNNNNNNNNNNNNNNNNNNNNNNNNNNNNNNNNNNNNNNNNNNNNNNNNNNNNNNNNNNNNNNNNNNNNNNNNNNNNNNNNNNNNNNNNtgacaatataaagctatcttcagccgcaaatgtattctctcccaagaattatatcacataggcgttaaaggaggaagaaagatgagatataagaggtgaggttccgtttggtattttgcattgtactatacctcgtagaattcttaatttgatatatttatacataattttctcgGTACTCCGGAACCAtgccacaattcagtgtgtaccgagaaaattatgtataaatatatcaaattaagaattctacgaggtatagtacaatgcaaaataccaaacggaacctcacctcttatatctcatctttcttcctcctttaacgcctatgtgatataattcttgggagagaatacatttgcggctgaagatagctttatattgtcaattatacactgatgtaactactataaagcttgaaacacgtgtaccgcagaatcctttgtgtttttgtttttatttttgcatttacaatatatttatatatatatatatggatgggtggatttatttatttatttattttatttacccgcTTTTttttcagtatgtgtatgtatcagtatgtGCATGTCTGCACTTCCACATATTCTCACATTTTTAAAGAAATGCTCTGCCTATCtgcttaaattaattttgaaaatattaaaggaTTTAGAGGGAATTAGTTTAATAATTAATGAACAAGTTAAATTAGTAGACTCACTCAAAACAGTCTTTGAAATTAAAATACTGGTGTACataacatttgtgtatgtacaagcATGGCATGGGACTAGCTGTAGTATTTTTGTTTCAGAGAATCTTGTCAGAGATTttttttgtgttaaaaaaaaagctgGGTTACACTCATAATGCAAGACATAGTGTTTTGACCTGAATTAATTTGCTCAGTGACAAACACATTGGAGATTCTGAGCTAAGCCATAAATGCTTGTTCTGATATAGAAATAGGTAAACAAAGGCATTTTCTGATTTATCTGAACATTAGCCTGGCTAGAATTAAGTTGaagcaaattaaaatattggtttgaatAACATATTGCATATACAAATGTGGAACAGGATTATCTGTGATGTTTTGTCTCATAGAATCATCTCAAaaagatttatgtttatatcaGAACAACCAGAGTATTCATAACTGAAGAGACCAAATCAGGTTGAAACATTGTCTAGTGAGTGACTGGCATTCTGAATAAAATCCTGTGTTTTTAACACACAGGTCTCTTGTAGCCAGAGTcattgcactttatatatatatatatatatatatatatatattgaagatgaaaggaaaggtcTATAGGAGTTGCATGAGAACTGCagtgctgtatgggagtgagacatggtgtttgagagagagagagatggcagttTTGAGGACTgggagagcaatggtgagagaaatgtgtggcaTGAGGCTGTTCGATAAGAGGaatgaggacttgatggggatgctgggatTGGAGGAATGGCtggcaagggtgaatggagtgCGGTGGTACGGGCATGtattgaggagggatgaggagcatgttctgaagagggtgctagagtttgaggtaaatggacagcgaaagcaaggtagaccaaggaaagtgtggaggggacaggtggaggaggagactgggagggttggcttgaggagGGAGGACGCCCCAAACcaggcaagatggtgtgagggcagttgctatggcattgaggtagatccagccacccccattaatgaggacaaaacccggatttaaaatgatggatgatgatgatatatatgcattaccgagctggcagaatcgttaccatgccgggcaaaatgtttagttgcatttcatgtctttacattctaagttcaaattctaccaaggtcaaatcatccaacccatgccagcatggaaagcagatgttaaatgatgctgttgatgtatgtatgcatgcacacactcacaaataaccACAATCATTATAAAATAATGCTCAACTGAAGCTgttattcactcacacatactcagaaGTTATTAGTTATTCACAGACAATTACAAGTGCATGAAAACTATTCTTTATCTCCCTATATTTGAATCagttatgtcacacacacacacacacacacacacacacacacacacatgcactctacACACTTTAACTAACTGGTTATCAAATTTATGAAACTAACACCAGTTTTTGTTAAAATGTAACAGTTGGTTTGTGTTGCACTATAAGAAACAGTTTTGTAATAATgtaacttttgtttatattacaatatagCTGTTTGACTGTTACACTAGCTATTTGGTTGTTACACTTACTATTTCACTGtgttacaatgtaattatttggTTATGTTACAATGTAATTTTTCAGCTCATGCCCGCCTCATGCTTCGAGATGTTGTCACAGTTcaagatgctgttgttgctgttgttctcatGGAATCAACAATGGAGGTAGAttcctgtttttgttattaaaattttgatgtcacttttagaataacatttttgGAACTATTTGATATTATATCTGAGGTTGTCATTTTGGGAGAGAGTTTGATGATTTCAATCTcgatgtaattgttttagttggGTTTTATGTTATAACTGCGACTGATGTTTTGGTAGAATTTAAACCAGGGAAATTGATGAATACAGCAGCTATGAATGATAAACAGCTTGCTAGTTTAAAGAAGGAACCCATGTAATATCAAAAGAAGAGAGACCAAGAGATAAACACCATCACTGGGCCACCactactggtggtggtgtttgtcaAACATATAGTCTTCACACATCCTATGAATATATGGTCTTCATAGGATTTATCTGATGCCTAGTTTAACTTAACTACCTAGTATTATTAGGGATTCCACTTTAGCAAAATTTTGGATCAGTTTGCTGGTTTGATGATaccttcctctttttttcttttccagtcttGGAGACCTTGTAAAGGATTCTGAGCAGGATTCTTCCCTCTTCACAACTtgcctgtatgtgtttgtttgtgtgtgtgcatgttttttagCTATGGCATTACACTGCATCCAGTGGTAAGGCTTCAGTTCGAGAATCACAAGAAAGTGGAGTTACCTCTTAATTACCATGACTCCCAGGCCTGTTCTATCCTGGATTTGTAGTGCCTATCAGGGTTCCATCTGTCGATTAAATAGATCctgttatttttgacaaagctGTGGGAAAGGCAGCTCTTCTAGAAGAAAGATACACTGACATAAAACTACCAGTCTGCAATGCTTGTCATTAGAACTTACTATAGTGAGCAAGTGAGTGACAAAAGTGTTgtccatatttatacatgcatatacgtttgtatgtatatatcaaacaaACATATTGAATGTAGCTTTCAGTTATGACTGTACATACTCtgttaacaatcatcatcatcttacatccattttccatgctggcatgggttagaaatACAcgagttttgttttatatttgtaaagGGAGCTGCCTTACTGGGAGGTGTCAATGCCCTTCATGCTGCTTTCCCTGACAATCCAGAAGAGGAACATAAAATCCAAGGTAAGAATcagaatttttctttccttcatttgtttccGTTCCATGTCCATTtggaattttttgttttgtttttcattgtcacctacaagggggtgctgaaaagatcatggctttaggtaaaagaaaatacaggaggatgagttgattatgatttcatttcacatattctcctctcagattcacacatttgttgatgtggtccttcagtttttctaagccttgtaaaagaactcagaagtttgggcctccaactttaaacacaaagaaacaggaaagaagAGACATCAGAAAGGAAAAAATGTGGGAGGTAAAGCAGTAGAAGATGGAGGAGGTGATGGGTTACTGATTCCTGAGCAAATGGTGTATTCAGCTGCACCCTGTGGTTATGACTACGAGGGTTTTGCTGTGGAGGATGGCCAGCAACATTTGCTGCAGCAGCCACTCCACCTTGCCGGGCTCATTTCTCTGGCGAGCTGCCATTATCAATATTTTGTGGAAGAAATTGATACTACAAGGTCCTAGAACACTCGACATCTTGACAGCAACTGGCACAAACTGACAACAGCTGGCCAGGTCCCTATTATANNNNNNNNNNNNNNNNNNNNNNNNNNNNNNNNNNNNNNNNNNNNNNNNNNNNNNNNNNNNNNNNNNNNNNNNNNNNNNNNNNNNNNNNNNNNNNNNNNNNNNNNNNNNNNNNNNNNNNNNNNNNNNNNNNNNNNNNNNNNNNNNNNNNNNNNNNNNNNNNNNNNNNNNNNNNNNNNNNNNNNNNNNNNNNNNNNNNNNNNNNNNNNNNNNNNNNNNNNNNNNNNNNNNNNNNNNNNNNNNNNNNNNNNNNNNNNNNNNNNNNNNNNNNNNNNNNNNNNNNNNNNNNNNNNNNNNNNNNNNNNNNNNNNNNNNNNNNNNNNNNNNNNNNNNNNNNNNNNNNNNNNNNNNNNNNNNNNNNNNNNNNNNNNNNNNNNNNNNNNNNNNNNNNNNNNNNNNNNNNNNNNNNNNNNNNNNNNNNNNNNNNNNNNNNNNNNNNNNNNNNNNNNNNNNNNNNNNNNNNNNNNNNNNNNNNNNNNNNNNNNNNNNNNNNNNNNNNNNNNNNNNNNNNNNNNNNNNNNNNNNNNNNNNNNNNNNNNNNNNNNNNNNNNNNNNNNNNNNNNNNNNNNNNNNNNNNNNNNNNNNNNNNNNNNNNNNNNNNNNNNNNNNNNNNNNNNNNNNNNNNNNNNNNNNNNNNNNNNNNNNNNNNNNNNNNNNNNNNNNNNNNNNNNNNNNNNNNNNNNNNNNNNNNNNNNNNNNNNNNNNNNNNNNNNNNNNNNNNNNNNNNNNNNNNNNNNNNNNNNNNNNNNNNNNNNNNNNNNNNNNNNNNNNNNNNNNNNNNNNNNNNNNNNNNNNNNNNNNNNNNNNNNNNNNNNNNNNNNNNNNNNNNNNNNNNNNNNNNNNNNNNNNNNNNNNNNNNNNNNNNNNNNNNNNNNNNNNNNNNNNNNNNNNNNNNNNNNNNNNNNtgttgctacacaattttgccagaattctatcaggttaggcagaagatgttgatgcaccattttgcattatgttcaaagtagcttctggaatgtggtgaattgctgcagtctgttgctgtcattttaaactggctgctttctttccccagcaaactctcttctttggaggcataatctatgtatatattaaacagaacaacaaaagttataatagatggcagggtcggtacttttcacatatctgtaatttttcagattaacacccgcacgattacccaaccctaaccctaaaaccctaaacctaaccgtaacactaaccctaaccctaaaacctgaaccctaacaccctagtgaaaattgtggtatatttaccaaacattgacgaacatgagttatattgttgtcaatgattgtgtgtacaggtagaaggtaagaaatataaaagtaaatggaattttaaaatgtttacatcaatggaattttttcgatgtgaactttccagtgcagtaattacatgctcaatatataatatagagagtaagagtaaaagagggggaaagagagagagagaggggcataaaccctaacactaacaccctagtgaaaatcgtggtatatttaccaaacattgacgaacatgagttatattgtagtgaatgttttgtgagagagaagagggggggggaatagagatggtagcaatgaaaagagagaacggaagacagttataaaatagcaatgcgtgcagtgtttatataaaaaacacagaaactaaatcttatatctataatgttgaattgtgtatgtgtttat comes from the Octopus bimaculoides isolate UCB-OBI-ISO-001 unplaced genomic scaffold, ASM119413v2 Scaffold_18290, whole genome shotgun sequence genome and includes:
- the LOC106870228 gene encoding DNA helicase MCM9-like, with product MHNGVLQAYYRAQRSADDRNAARTTMRLLQSIIRLSQAHARLMLRDVVTVQDAVVAVVLMESTMEGAALLGGVNALHAAFPDNPEEEHKIQGKNQNFSFLHLFPFHVHLEFFVLFFIVTYKGVLKRSWL